In a single window of the Pontibacter russatus genome:
- a CDS encoding ATP-binding protein, translating into MIDQSVEQVLSASGDFPRIGGVRGKNFRGILPTGETALFLLAAGNLEKRVQLQKLFGVEHLFGRKAVLWLEDLPQGEPAMSGRIILSKEFVDLCLTGQRPKPRFGINFPAQQLETLQDWEDLVLNEMTMQQVRDLETWLQYGDVLLQDWGLAKKIKPGFRVLFHGPPGTGKTLTASLLGKFTGRPVYRIDLSLVVSKYIGETEKNLAHLFNTAENKDWILFFDEADALFGKRTSVRDAHDKYANQEVSFLLQRTENYAGLVILATNFKSNIDDSFARRFQSHIYFPLPRYEERLRLWHSIIPEKVKPGTQVDLHHIASQYELTGAHITNIVQYACLQAISRGESTITETDLLEGIRNEYAKEGKVLK; encoded by the coding sequence TTGATCGATCAGTCCGTTGAGCAGGTGCTCAGCGCATCCGGTGATTTTCCGAGGATAGGGGGGGTGCGCGGCAAAAACTTCAGGGGGATTTTACCAACCGGCGAGACAGCCCTTTTTCTGCTCGCCGCCGGTAACCTGGAGAAGCGGGTGCAATTACAAAAGCTTTTCGGTGTAGAGCATTTATTCGGTAGAAAAGCAGTCCTGTGGCTGGAAGACCTGCCGCAGGGCGAGCCTGCCATGAGCGGGAGAATTATTCTTTCGAAGGAATTTGTGGATTTGTGCCTGACAGGCCAGCGCCCTAAACCACGCTTTGGCATCAACTTCCCGGCGCAACAGTTAGAGACGCTGCAGGATTGGGAAGATTTAGTGCTGAATGAAATGACAATGCAGCAGGTACGCGACCTGGAAACCTGGCTGCAGTATGGCGATGTGCTGCTGCAGGACTGGGGCCTGGCCAAAAAGATTAAACCCGGCTTCCGCGTACTTTTCCACGGCCCCCCCGGCACCGGCAAAACACTCACAGCCTCCCTTTTGGGCAAGTTTACAGGCAGGCCCGTTTACCGGATCGATTTATCTTTAGTGGTTTCCAAATATATAGGTGAAACAGAAAAAAACCTCGCGCACCTCTTCAACACAGCTGAGAATAAAGACTGGATTCTGTTTTTTGATGAAGCGGATGCGCTCTTCGGGAAACGCACCAGCGTGCGCGATGCTCATGACAAATACGCCAACCAGGAGGTGTCATTTTTACTGCAGCGGACAGAGAACTACGCAGGGTTAGTGATACTGGCCACCAATTTCAAAAGCAACATCGACGATTCCTTTGCCCGACGATTCCAGTCCCATATATACTTTCCGCTACCAAGGTATGAAGAGCGTCTGCGGCTTTGGCATAGCATCATCCCCGAAAAAGTAAAGCCTGGCACCCAGGTGGATCTCCACCATATTGCCAGCCAGTACGAACTCACTGGAGCTCATATCACCAACATTGTGCAGTATGCCTGCCTGCAGGCAATATCGCGCGGCGAGTCCACCATCACTGAAACTGATTTGCTGGAGGGAATCCGTAATGAATATGCGAAGGAAGGAAAGGTGTTGAAGTAA
- a CDS encoding GntP family permease, producing the protein MMSETTYLLLITVSSIVLLLVLVMRLKIHAFVALLLASTFVGLAAGMPFMELIESLQEGMGNILGFIAIVVGLGAILGKLLEVSGGAEILAQHIISAFGERRTDWALMLTGFIVSIPVFLDVGFIILVPIVYALAKRSGRSLLHFAMPLLAGMAVTHSFIPPTPGPVAVAEILNAPLGWMIGLGIVVGLPAAALAGPVFGRYISRKIKVGPPDFVEFNEEKVLSSRSDFLMILFIIILPLFLILVATTLDMVVGMGELSAENYWVSLFQFLGHPFAALTIATLVAAYFLGIRKGHNAKQLLEFSDKALTPAGLIILITGAGGMYKQILVDSGAGEALAQLFITYNVAPLFMAYILAVIIRIIQGSATVAMITSAGMMAPIIVELDISDPMKALICLAIAAGATILSHVNDSGFWLVKKYLGLTEKETLQSWTVMETIISVSAFVFILLVSLVFI; encoded by the coding sequence ATGATGAGCGAGACCACTTACCTCTTACTGATCACCGTTTCATCCATCGTGCTGCTGCTGGTGCTGGTCATGCGCCTGAAGATACACGCTTTTGTGGCGCTGCTGCTGGCCAGTACATTTGTGGGCCTGGCGGCAGGCATGCCTTTCATGGAGTTGATCGAGAGCCTACAGGAAGGGATGGGCAACATACTGGGATTCATCGCGATTGTGGTGGGGCTGGGGGCCATTCTGGGGAAACTGCTGGAAGTTTCCGGGGGCGCCGAAATTCTGGCGCAGCACATTATCAGCGCCTTTGGCGAACGGAGAACCGACTGGGCCCTGATGCTCACAGGCTTTATTGTTTCGATACCGGTGTTCCTGGATGTGGGGTTTATCATCCTCGTCCCGATTGTGTATGCGCTGGCTAAGAGGTCGGGCCGCTCGCTCCTGCACTTTGCCATGCCGCTGCTGGCCGGGATGGCCGTGACGCATTCCTTCATTCCCCCGACACCCGGCCCCGTGGCTGTGGCTGAGATCCTGAATGCCCCGCTGGGCTGGATGATCGGCCTGGGAATAGTGGTGGGATTGCCCGCAGCAGCTTTGGCAGGACCTGTTTTCGGAAGGTACATCAGCAGAAAGATTAAGGTGGGGCCGCCGGATTTCGTGGAGTTCAACGAAGAGAAAGTCTTGTCGAGCCGGAGCGATTTCCTGATGATTCTGTTCATCATCATTCTGCCGCTTTTCCTGATCCTGGTTGCCACCACCCTCGACATGGTAGTGGGCATGGGAGAGTTGTCTGCTGAAAATTACTGGGTCAGCCTGTTTCAGTTTTTAGGGCACCCTTTTGCGGCGCTCACCATCGCCACGCTGGTGGCCGCCTACTTCCTGGGCATCAGGAAAGGACACAATGCCAAACAGCTCCTGGAGTTCTCGGATAAAGCCCTGACGCCTGCCGGCCTTATTATCCTGATAACGGGAGCCGGCGGCATGTACAAGCAGATACTGGTGGACAGCGGGGCAGGGGAGGCGCTGGCGCAGCTGTTCATCACCTATAACGTAGCGCCGCTTTTCATGGCCTATATACTGGCCGTGATCATCCGGATCATACAGGGCTCAGCCACGGTGGCGATGATTACGTCCGCCGGTATGATGGCTCCCATTATTGTGGAACTGGATATATCAGACCCCATGAAAGCCCTTATCTGCCTGGCTATCGCGGCTGGGGCCACGATCCTCTCGCACGTAAATGACAGTGGCTTCTGGCTGGTGAAAAAATACCTGGGCCTGACGGAGAAAGAAACCCTGCAGTCCTGGACGGTGATGGAAACCATCATCTCGGTGTCGGCATTTGTCTTTATACTGCTTGTTTCTCTGGTATTTATATAG
- the dgoD gene encoding galactonate dehydratase: protein MRIVNYELFQVPPRWLFLKIETDEGITGWGEPVIEGKAATVKAAVDELMEYLVGKDPMHIEDHWNVMYRAGFYRGGPILMSAIAGIDQALWDIKGKFFGAPIYQLLGGKARDTMKVYSWIGGDRPADVGVAAKDMVAKGFTALKMNATEELQYVDSYDKIDHAVARIAAVREAVGPGVGIGIDFHGRVHKPMAKILAKALEPFRPMFIEEAVLPENNEALREIANHVAIPIATGERMFSKWQFKTLLKEGYVDIIQPDLSHAGGITECKKIFSMAEAFDVAVAPHCPLGPIALAACLQVDATCHNAFIQEQSLGIHYNQGSDLLDYIVDPNVFAYREGYVQIPEGPGLGIEVNEAHVREMAKVGHNWRNPVWRHPDGSIAEW from the coding sequence ATGAGAATTGTAAACTACGAATTGTTTCAGGTGCCGCCGCGCTGGTTGTTTTTGAAGATTGAGACGGATGAGGGGATAACCGGCTGGGGCGAGCCTGTGATTGAGGGAAAAGCAGCTACTGTAAAAGCGGCCGTGGATGAGCTGATGGAATACCTGGTGGGGAAGGACCCCATGCACATTGAGGACCATTGGAACGTGATGTACAGGGCAGGCTTTTACCGGGGCGGCCCTATTCTGATGAGTGCGATTGCCGGGATAGACCAGGCGTTGTGGGATATAAAAGGAAAATTCTTTGGTGCGCCTATATACCAACTGCTCGGGGGCAAAGCCCGGGACACGATGAAAGTCTACTCCTGGATAGGGGGGGATCGCCCGGCAGACGTGGGCGTTGCGGCGAAAGACATGGTTGCCAAAGGCTTCACTGCCCTTAAAATGAATGCCACTGAGGAACTGCAGTACGTGGACTCTTATGACAAGATTGACCATGCCGTGGCTCGCATCGCTGCCGTACGGGAGGCGGTGGGGCCGGGAGTCGGGATTGGCATTGATTTCCATGGCCGCGTACACAAGCCGATGGCCAAAATACTGGCGAAGGCGCTGGAGCCTTTCCGCCCCATGTTTATTGAGGAAGCGGTATTGCCGGAGAACAACGAGGCGCTTCGGGAGATAGCCAACCATGTGGCCATTCCGATTGCCACCGGCGAACGGATGTTCTCGAAGTGGCAGTTCAAAACCTTGCTGAAGGAGGGTTACGTCGACATCATCCAACCCGATCTGTCGCATGCCGGCGGCATCACCGAGTGCAAGAAAATCTTTTCGATGGCAGAGGCCTTTGATGTGGCGGTGGCGCCGCACTGTCCGTTGGGGCCCATCGCCCTGGCCGCCTGCCTGCAGGTAGACGCCACCTGCCACAATGCCTTTATCCAGGAGCAGAGCCTGGGCATCCATTACAACCAGGGCAGCGACCTGCTTGACTATATCGTAGACCCCAACGTTTTTGCCTACCGGGAAGGCTACGTGCAGATACCGGAAGGCCCGGGGCTTGGCATCGAAGTAAACGAGGCGCATGTCAGGGAAATGGCGAAAGTCGGCCACAACTGGAGAAATCCGGTGTGGCGGCACCCCGACGGCAGCATAGCGGAATGGTAA
- a CDS encoding bifunctional 4-hydroxy-2-oxoglutarate aldolase/2-dehydro-3-deoxy-phosphogluconate aldolase, producing the protein MNSSFSWEAFDRMPVVGILRNVPPRHMQKLFTVYYDAGFTTIEVTMNSAGAAETISTLGKMFGGRLNIGAGTVCTMQDLDDALSAGAQFIVTPVVAEAVIKACAERGVPVFAGAFTPTEIYRAWELGASMVKVFPAGQFGPAYIKEVLAPLNPIKLLPTGGISQENFTDFLEAGAKGLGMGSHLIPKALVENEQWEQLESHLSGFAEKYRHFKQQMN; encoded by the coding sequence ATGAATTCATCTTTTTCGTGGGAGGCCTTTGACAGGATGCCGGTGGTGGGCATTTTAAGAAACGTGCCGCCACGCCATATGCAAAAGCTATTTACCGTTTACTATGATGCTGGCTTCACTACCATCGAAGTGACCATGAATTCGGCGGGCGCCGCAGAAACCATCTCCACGCTGGGGAAAATGTTTGGCGGTCGGCTGAACATCGGGGCGGGTACGGTCTGCACGATGCAGGATTTAGACGACGCGCTTTCAGCCGGGGCACAGTTCATCGTGACGCCTGTGGTAGCGGAGGCGGTTATCAAGGCATGCGCCGAAAGAGGGGTGCCGGTGTTTGCGGGGGCTTTCACCCCGACAGAGATTTACCGGGCTTGGGAGCTGGGGGCAAGCATGGTGAAAGTGTTTCCGGCGGGCCAGTTCGGCCCCGCCTATATAAAAGAGGTGCTGGCTCCCCTCAATCCTATCAAACTGTTGCCAACCGGCGGCATCAGTCAGGAAAACTTCACAGATTTTCTGGAAGCTGGCGCGAAGGGGCTCGGCATGGGAAGTCACCTGATACCGAAAGCGCTGGTGGAAAACGAGCAGTGGGAGCAACTGGAAAGCCACCTTTCCGGCTTTGCGGAAAAATACCGCCACTTCAAGCAGCAGATGAATTGA
- a CDS encoding 2-dehydro-3-deoxygalactonokinase codes for MVHFLSCDWGTSSFRLRLVRTENAEIIAAKKSSKGISATFNSLSEREKNDPEERLLFYLRLIREAIYEIEQEHALSLAGVPLVISGMASSSIGMAELPYKSLPFSVDGKGIGAAFFEARTAFAHPVLLISGVRSEDDVMRGEETQLVGAVLDKEAAGLYIFPGTHSKHIWVKDRQVTDFQTYMTGEIFDLLCRESILKGGIERNEDLHHPGCLDRFIEGVRDAKGANLLHTAFRVRTNALFGKLSKKENFHYLSGLLLGAELESLSSVVEGPVYVCSEPGLSFSYGTALEVLGIKHAAHVRAEEAVVRGQLKIYSHFNHII; via the coding sequence ATGGTTCACTTCCTGAGTTGCGACTGGGGTACTTCGTCTTTTCGGCTACGGCTGGTGCGGACCGAAAACGCGGAAATTATAGCCGCGAAGAAATCTTCCAAAGGAATTTCCGCCACCTTTAACAGCCTGAGTGAAAGGGAAAAAAATGACCCGGAGGAGCGGTTGCTTTTCTACCTGCGGCTTATCCGGGAGGCCATATATGAGATAGAGCAGGAGCATGCCCTATCCCTGGCGGGTGTTCCGCTTGTCATTTCGGGTATGGCTTCTTCCTCCATCGGCATGGCCGAGCTTCCCTATAAATCTCTTCCCTTCAGCGTAGACGGGAAGGGCATAGGAGCAGCTTTTTTTGAGGCAAGAACCGCTTTTGCGCACCCGGTGCTGCTGATTTCAGGGGTCAGGAGCGAAGATGACGTGATGCGGGGCGAGGAGACGCAACTTGTAGGCGCTGTTTTAGACAAAGAGGCGGCTGGGCTATATATATTTCCGGGAACGCACTCCAAGCATATATGGGTAAAGGACCGGCAGGTGACGGACTTCCAAACCTATATGACCGGCGAAATATTTGATCTGCTGTGCAGGGAAAGTATCCTGAAAGGTGGAATAGAAAGAAACGAGGATCTGCACCACCCCGGCTGCCTGGATCGCTTCATAGAAGGCGTTCGGGATGCAAAGGGCGCGAACTTACTGCACACGGCTTTCCGGGTCAGGACAAACGCACTGTTCGGGAAGCTCTCCAAAAAAGAAAATTTTCACTACCTGAGCGGACTGCTGCTGGGGGCTGAATTGGAAAGTCTGTCGTCCGTAGTTGAAGGGCCTGTCTATGTCTGCAGCGAACCCGGCCTGAGTTTCAGCTATGGGACAGCCCTGGAGGTCCTGGGGATAAAGCATGCGGCGCATGTCCGGGCGGAGGAGGCCGTTGTGCGAGGGCAGCTAAAAATATACAGCCATTTTAACCATATTATATGA
- a CDS encoding SDR family NAD(P)-dependent oxidoreductase gives MKFKDKVAIVTGAGQGIGLQICRQLAGAGASVVLNDLDADLAESAARQIETEGGTCIALPGDSSDVAFIQRLVDTAVSRFGRLDLIIANAGITLFGDFFAYTPEAFNRVMQVNLGGTFFLAQAAARQMKQQGSGGSLLFTSSVTGHQAHKQLAAYGMSKAALEMLARNLVIELSEFGINVNTIAPGATLTERTLQDPDYERTWSRITPMGRPATVADIAHAALFLVSEEARHITGQSLVIDGGWTCTSPSPF, from the coding sequence ATGAAGTTTAAAGATAAAGTAGCTATCGTAACGGGCGCCGGTCAGGGAATCGGGCTGCAGATATGCCGGCAGCTGGCGGGTGCCGGGGCAAGCGTGGTCCTGAACGACCTGGATGCGGATCTGGCGGAAAGCGCCGCAAGGCAGATAGAAACAGAAGGCGGCACCTGCATCGCCCTCCCGGGCGACTCCAGCGACGTGGCGTTCATTCAGCGCCTCGTGGACACGGCGGTCTCCCGTTTCGGGCGGCTCGACCTCATCATTGCCAACGCGGGCATCACGCTTTTTGGGGATTTCTTCGCCTATACGCCGGAGGCGTTTAACCGGGTGATGCAGGTAAACCTGGGGGGCACGTTCTTTCTGGCCCAGGCGGCGGCCAGGCAGATGAAACAGCAGGGATCGGGCGGCTCGCTGCTCTTTACCTCCTCCGTCACCGGCCACCAGGCGCACAAGCAGCTGGCCGCCTATGGCATGAGCAAGGCCGCCCTCGAAATGCTGGCCAGGAACCTGGTGATCGAACTTTCCGAATTCGGGATAAACGTCAACACCATCGCGCCGGGGGCCACCCTTACCGAGCGAACGCTGCAGGACCCGGATTACGAACGCACCTGGTCCAGGATAACGCCGATGGGGCGCCCGGCCACCGTGGCCGATATCGCCCATGCCGCACTTTTTCTGGTGTCGGAGGAGGCCCGGCATATAACGGGCCAGAGCCTGGTCATCGACGGCGGTTGGACCTGCACCAGCCCTTCCCCGTTTTAA
- a CDS encoding rhodanese-like domain-containing protein: MEKTLKDLVAEANQHVKTYEVAEAIERFNQKRGRFIDVRDEPELLNDGKIPGATHASRGMLEFYIDPQSPYHKDIFSSEDEKIFYCKSGGRSAMAAQRAQEMGVKNVAHVAGGFNAWKEKGGPVEA; the protein is encoded by the coding sequence ATGGAAAAAACTTTAAAAGACCTGGTGGCGGAGGCCAATCAGCATGTGAAGACCTACGAAGTGGCTGAAGCCATCGAACGGTTCAACCAGAAGCGCGGCCGGTTCATCGATGTGCGCGACGAGCCCGAACTGCTAAACGACGGTAAGATACCCGGCGCCACGCACGCCTCCAGGGGAATGCTGGAGTTCTATATTGATCCGCAGAGCCCATACCACAAGGATATTTTTTCGTCGGAGGATGAGAAGATATTTTACTGCAAGAGCGGCGGGCGCTCTGCCATGGCCGCGCAAAGAGCACAGGAAATGGGCGTTAAAAACGTAGCCCACGTAGCGGGCGGCTTCAACGCCTGGAAAGAGAAGGGCGGCCCTGTGGAAGCATGA
- a CDS encoding toxic anion resistance protein, which translates to MESTNTPIVENKEQLQQRAAEISKTIDPSKPDSLTNFGVETQRKLGYYSNELLTKVKAKDSGDAGAAINELLTQINMIKIDEQEKRGLLSRLPFAKKIKDRSQRLAIQYNTIAENVDDVVIKLEKTRQSIMKDSTSLEVMFNQAVEYIHEVRTVIAAGKMKIEELENVEIPRLQSEAEASGQDELVVQRLSDMVAFKDRLEKKVHDLTLSHTIATQSMPQIRMIQTTNDVLAQKIQNSIVTVIPVWRQQVAIALGLEKQRKALEIQKKVTDTTNEMLLKNSQLLKTNVVTAAQENERGIVDVDTLKKVNRDMVETLDAVLKISEEGSRKRAEAVKELAEVQEELNNKIIGTFGKSKKIEAQ; encoded by the coding sequence ATGGAAAGCACCAACACCCCAATTGTCGAAAACAAGGAGCAGCTACAGCAAAGAGCAGCTGAGATATCGAAGACCATCGACCCGTCCAAGCCCGATTCGCTCACCAATTTCGGGGTGGAGACGCAGCGCAAGCTGGGCTATTACTCCAACGAGCTGCTCACGAAGGTGAAGGCAAAGGATTCCGGCGACGCCGGGGCCGCCATCAACGAGCTGCTCACCCAGATCAACATGATCAAGATTGACGAGCAGGAGAAGCGGGGACTGCTGTCGCGCCTGCCTTTCGCCAAAAAGATAAAGGACCGGTCGCAGCGCCTCGCCATCCAGTACAACACCATCGCCGAGAACGTGGACGATGTGGTGATAAAGCTGGAGAAAACGCGGCAGAGCATCATGAAGGATTCCACCAGCCTGGAGGTGATGTTCAACCAGGCGGTGGAGTATATACACGAGGTGCGCACCGTGATTGCCGCTGGCAAAATGAAGATCGAGGAGCTGGAGAACGTGGAGATCCCGAGGCTGCAGTCGGAGGCGGAGGCCAGCGGGCAGGACGAGCTGGTGGTGCAGCGCCTCAGCGATATGGTGGCCTTCAAAGACCGCCTCGAAAAGAAGGTACACGACCTCACGCTCTCCCACACCATCGCCACGCAGTCGATGCCCCAGATCCGGATGATACAGACCACGAACGATGTGCTGGCCCAGAAAATCCAGAACTCCATCGTGACGGTGATACCGGTGTGGCGCCAGCAGGTGGCCATCGCCCTTGGGCTGGAGAAGCAGCGCAAGGCCCTGGAGATCCAGAAAAAAGTGACCGACACCACCAACGAGATGCTCCTGAAAAACTCGCAGCTGCTGAAAACCAACGTGGTGACCGCCGCCCAGGAAAACGAGCGCGGCATCGTGGACGTGGACACGCTGAAAAAAGTGAACCGGGACATGGTGGAGACGCTGGACGCCGTGCTGAAGATATCGGAAGAAGGAAGCCGCAAGCGGGCAGAGGCCGTGAAGGAGCTGGCCGAGGTGCAGGAAGAGCTCAACAACAAGATCATCGGCACGTTCGGAAAGTCCAAAAAGATTGAGGCACAGTAA
- a CDS encoding DUF4625 domain-containing protein, with the protein MLFSLSFFACDDDDDEADLDTTDPTITITSPATGATFMPGDVVELRADIMDNMGLEEVRVNVTDPSGTTREVDDNTINDFLNDNREKDLELDITLDENAPVGDYIIVVEAIDEAENSASQSVTVSVAE; encoded by the coding sequence GTGCTGTTCTCTCTCTCATTTTTTGCCTGCGATGATGACGATGACGAGGCTGATCTGGACACTACCGATCCTACCATCACCATCACTTCGCCAGCGACCGGAGCCACCTTTATGCCTGGGGATGTAGTGGAGCTACGCGCGGATATAATGGATAACATGGGCCTGGAGGAGGTAAGGGTTAACGTGACAGATCCGAGTGGCACCACCAGAGAGGTGGATGACAATACTATCAACGACTTCCTGAACGACAACAGGGAAAAAGACCTGGAACTAGATATCACTCTGGACGAGAACGCACCTGTAGGTGACTATATCATAGTGGTGGAGGCTATAGACGAAGCGGAGAATAGTGCATCGCAGTCTGTAACGGTATCTGTGGCAGAGTAA